The Pseudodesulfovibrio cashew genomic sequence CGCGAGACACGTACCGGCTGTCCTCCGGGACCGTAAACTCGGTGTCCTGCGCAAACTGCTGGCCTGGTTTGGTTACCGGAATCTTCTGGCCCCGGTCCAGGTAGTGGACCTTCCCGGCCATGATCAGCCGTTTGGCTTTCTCCCGGCTCTCTACGTAGCCCCCGGAGGCCAACAACTGATCCGCTCGCTGCTTTTTTGCCATTGTGAGCCTCCGGCGGCCGGGGGAAGGGGAGAGAGGGAAACCCTTTGCAAAGGGCTCTCCCTCTCTCCCCTTCCCCCGGACCCCCATCCCCTCTTTCCCTTCCTAAACTCTTTGTCTGCGCTTCGCGCAAGTGGAGGCCAAGGGGAGGTGAGTCTTGGCTTGCCATTCGGGCACGGCAAGCCTTGGTGGAGTAGTTACTTTTTTTCCAGCCCCAGCTTTGCCACCACGTTGTCGGCGGTGGTGCGAGTGTATTCCTCGGCGGAGAGGCGTTCCTTTTCCTCGGGGGTGATGACCAGCTCCGGCTTGTTGGCCAGGCTCATGTCCGGGGTGACCTCGAACTCGGGCGGGAAGGCATTGTCGAAGTACATATTCTGGAAATCCACGAACTTGAGCTGGTGAGCCGTGGAGTCAAGGATGCACAGCTCCTCATCGGAGATCAGGCCCAGCTCCATGGCGCGCTTGGCGCCGGCAAAGGACTCGCCGCCCTGGGTGCAGGCGATGTGCCCGTTGCGGTTGGCCTGGATCATGGAGTCCATGATCTGCTGCTCGGTGACCTGGATGACCTGGAAGGCTTCCTTGCCACCCACGGCCTCGAATTTTTCGGCGAAATACTTCACGCGCGGGAACGAGACCGGGCTGCCGATCATGGCGGCCTGGGCCACGGAGGCGCTGACGGTCACCGGCTCGTACTTGCGTTCCTTGGGATCGTCCACGGCGTAGTAGCGGTAGACCGGGTCCGCGTGATGGGACTGCACGCCGAAGATGCGCGGCAGGTCGGAGATGACGCCCAGGTCGTAGAGCTTGAGGAAACCGGCCATGATGGCGGTGATGTTGCCCGCGTTGCCGATGGGCACGAAGATGCATTTGCCCTTCATGTCCCAGTCGTACCACTGTGCGCATTCGAAAGCGTAGGACTCCTGGCCCAGGATGCGCCAGGCGTTCTTGGAGTTGAGCAGGGCCACGCGGTAGTTGTCGGCCAGGTGCTCGACTACCTTCATGCAGTCGTCGAATACTCCGGGCACCTCCAGGACCACCGCGCCGGAGCCGAGCGGCTGGGCGAGCTGGGCCGGGGTGACCTTGCCATGGGGCAGGATGACTACGGACTTGATGGCTCCGCCCGCATAGGAGGCGTAGAGGGCCGCAGCGGCGGATGTGTCGCCCGTGGAGGCGCAGACGGTCAGGATCTGGTCCCAGCCGTGCTTGCGGATGAGCGCGCGCAGGTAGGAGAAGCCGCAGGCCATGCCCCTGTCCTTGAAGGAGGCGGAGGGATTCTGTCCGTCGTTCTTGTAGGCGGTGCGGATGCCGGTCGCGGCCTTCAGGGCCGGGCTGGACTCCACCAGCGGGGTGTTGCCCTCGCCCAGGTAGACGATGTCCTCTTCCTCCAGCACCGGAGCCATCAGCTCATAGAAGCGGAAAATGCCGCGCAGGGCGGTCTTCTTGGACGCGGCGCGTGCGTCGAAAATCTTCCTCCACTCCTCACCCGGCGTTTTTTTCAACTCGTCGAAGGAGAGGTTCTCCAGCAGGAACACGCCACCGCAGTCGGGGCAGGTGTAGTAGAGTTCGTCGGTGGGGAAGCGCTTGCCGCAACCAAGGCAGAAGTACTCCATGTCGCCGCGATAGGTGGGGAAAAGATCTGCAGTCATTATTGCACCCGGTAAAGTTGGTTCTGTCCATGAATATCGCCGTAAAACGGCCTCCCAAGTTCGCCTAAAACACTGCTGGACGCAACCAAAAATGTGCGCACTGCGTTGGCGGGAAGCCTGTCCGCCCGGTTTTTGTCACAGCATCGTCCATTGACCGGCGGTACGGCCTTGGTGCTATGGTGCGTGGCAGTTCAACAGGAGATCAAGGAAGATAGATCATGCGCAGAAAGAAAACGGTTTCCCTCGTCCTCGGCAGCGGAGGCGCGCGGGGATTGGCTCACATAGGCGTCATTCGCTGGCTGGAGGAAAACGGCTATCGGATCAAGTCCATTTCGGGCTGCTCCATGGGAGCACTGGTGGGTGGTATCCACGCCATAGGCAAGCTGGACGAGTTCGAGAAGTGGGTTCGGGCCGTGACCAAGTCGGACATGGTGAAGCTTCTGGATCTATCCCTGGGCATGGGCGGCTTGTTCAAAGGTGGCAAGATTATCAATACACTCAAGGATTTGGTGGGAGACAGCCGGATTGAAGACCTGCCCATCGCCTTTACTGCCGTGGCCGCCAACCTTTCTCGCGCCCGTGAAGTCTGGTTCGACGAGGGGCCCATGTTCGAGGCCATCCGGGCGTCCATCTCCATGCCCATCTTCTTCACCCCATACCAGTATCGGGGAGAGGACCTGGTGGACGGCGGCATCCTGAATCCGGTGCCCATTGCACCTACCTTCAGCGATCACAGCGACGTGACCATCGCGGTCAACGTCTGCGGTCCGCCCATGGACGACCCGGAGTCAATCTTCGCCGATCACGAGGAGGAGCTTTCGCCTCTGACCGAAGCGGTTTCGGATTTCATCGGCAAGATTCGCTCGAGCATTCCCCGAAGCTCTCTGAACATAAAGGCCTTCGATATCGCAGCCCAGTCCTTCGAGACCATGCAGGGCGCCATAGCGCGGCAGAAAATTGCGGCCTATCCGCCAGACCATCTGCTGGAGGTCCCCAAGAACCTGTGCACCATCCTGGAGTTCGACAGGGCGGCCCCGCTCATCCGTTACGGCTACGACCTGGCGCAGGCGGAACTGAACGGCTCGTTGGAGTAGCAGGCCGACCGGGGATACTTCAGGCGTTCCATTCTTCGCCGGACAGCATGTCCGCGATGAAGCTGTGGAAGGTGTCGGCGGCTTCATTCTCCGTTTCCGCCTTGTGCAGTTCCATGGCCACGGGGGCGATGGACGGCAATCCCTCTTTGGCCGTCACCCGGCGGCAGCCTGGGGCCCGGCAGTTGCGAGTGACCGGGGCCACGGCCAGGCCCGCCTGTACTGCGGCCAGCACCCCGGCCATGCTCGGGCTGCCATACGCTATGCGGTACTCTATCCCTGCTGTTTCCAGGGCGGCCAATGCATTCCGGCGATACAGGCACCCAGCATGAAATAGAGCCAGGGGCAGGGGCCGTTTTTCAAGAGCTTCGCCCCGGTCGGCCACGGCCCAGGCCAGATCGAGCCGATGGGTGTGTGCGTCGGAAGCAGGCTCTCCGGTGGCGAGCATGACATCAAGTTCCCGCCTGGCGAACCGTTCCCTTAGGGTGGGCGAGGCGTCACAGTAGACCTCCACCTCAATCAGGGGATGGGACGAGGCAAACCGCTTCAGGATGGCCGGGAGATGCAGGCTCGCGTAATCCTCCGGGGCGCCGAAACGGACCACGCCTTTCACTCCGGGCGTACCGATGGCGGCCAGGGCCTCATCATGGAGCGCCAGCAAACGGCGGGCGAACCGATAGAGTATCTCTCCCTCGGCAGTTAATGTCACGCCGCGCCCTTCCCTGACGAACAGCGTTTTTCCCAATTCGGTCTCTAGTCGTTTTATCTGCATGGACACAGCGGATTGCGTTCTGTGCACTGCGTCCCCGGCACGGGTGAAGCTGCCCGTGTCGGCGGCCGACACAAAGGTTCGCAGCACATCCGGCGCAAGTTGCGTCATGGTTGTCTCATCAAACATACTTATGAATTACATCAAGAGAATTCGTTTGTCGAATGAGTCAGCCAGGCGTTAGCAAAGGAAAAAACGCAACCAAAGGAGACAGCGATGAAAGAAAGTCAGATTGCCCTCAAGGAAAGCATCGGCCGTCACTGGCAGGCCTACAAGGACGCCATGCCGGAGATAGCGGACGTGTATGATCCGTTACCGCAGGAAGTTTACAAGGACGGCGTGATCAGCGCCCGGCACAAGCGCCTCATGGCCCTTGTCGGCGGGTTGGTTCATGGCTGCCGAGGGTGCATCCTCTACCAGACGGAAAACGCGCTCGAACTCGGGGCGAGCGTCGAGGAAATCTGCGAAGCCTGCGCTGTGGCCGTATCTCTCGGCGGAACCATGGCGTCGGCGGAAACCTCCCGCGTAATGGCATATCTTGAAGAAAAGGGAATTTTGTAGCTAAAAAAAGCCGGTCAGATGACCGGCTTTTTTACTCCTCTGTTGCCCACCTATCCCTCGGCAATCAATGGCAAGCCATGCCTCCACTCGCTTCTGAGCGAAGCGAACCCAAAGAGTTTAGGAAGGGAGAGGGGATGGGGGTCTGGGGGAAGGGGAGAGGGGAACCCTTTGCAAAGGGTTCCCCTCTCCCCTTCCCCCAGCCGCCGGAGGCCTTTTGCCTACGGCCAGACGCGGGGGATGGACATGACCACGATAACTGCGCCGATGGCGGTCTTGAGCGTGAAGCCCAGGGCCTTGCCCACGAACGCGCCCTTGGCGGCGAGCATGGCCTC encodes the following:
- a CDS encoding patatin-like phospholipase family protein — encoded protein: MRRKKTVSLVLGSGGARGLAHIGVIRWLEENGYRIKSISGCSMGALVGGIHAIGKLDEFEKWVRAVTKSDMVKLLDLSLGMGGLFKGGKIINTLKDLVGDSRIEDLPIAFTAVAANLSRAREVWFDEGPMFEAIRASISMPIFFTPYQYRGEDLVDGGILNPVPIAPTFSDHSDVTIAVNVCGPPMDDPESIFADHEEELSPLTEAVSDFIGKIRSSIPRSSLNIKAFDIAAQSFETMQGAIARQKIAAYPPDHLLEVPKNLCTILEFDRAAPLIRYGYDLAQAELNGSLE
- a CDS encoding carboxymuconolactone decarboxylase family protein, with protein sequence MKESQIALKESIGRHWQAYKDAMPEIADVYDPLPQEVYKDGVISARHKRLMALVGGLVHGCRGCILYQTENALELGASVEEICEACAVAVSLGGTMASAETSRVMAYLEEKGIL
- the thrC gene encoding threonine synthase; amino-acid sequence: MTADLFPTYRGDMEYFCLGCGKRFPTDELYYTCPDCGGVFLLENLSFDELKKTPGEEWRKIFDARAASKKTALRGIFRFYELMAPVLEEEDIVYLGEGNTPLVESSPALKAATGIRTAYKNDGQNPSASFKDRGMACGFSYLRALIRKHGWDQILTVCASTGDTSAAAALYASYAGGAIKSVVILPHGKVTPAQLAQPLGSGAVVLEVPGVFDDCMKVVEHLADNYRVALLNSKNAWRILGQESYAFECAQWYDWDMKGKCIFVPIGNAGNITAIMAGFLKLYDLGVISDLPRIFGVQSHHADPVYRYYAVDDPKERKYEPVTVSASVAQAAMIGSPVSFPRVKYFAEKFEAVGGKEAFQVIQVTEQQIMDSMIQANRNGHIACTQGGESFAGAKRAMELGLISDEELCILDSTAHQLKFVDFQNMYFDNAFPPEFEVTPDMSLANKPELVITPEEKERLSAEEYTRTTADNVVAKLGLEKK
- a CDS encoding LysR family transcriptional regulator — its product is MTQLAPDVLRTFVSAADTGSFTRAGDAVHRTQSAVSMQIKRLETELGKTLFVREGRGVTLTAEGEILYRFARRLLALHDEALAAIGTPGVKGVVRFGAPEDYASLHLPAILKRFASSHPLIEVEVYCDASPTLRERFARRELDVMLATGEPASDAHTHRLDLAWAVADRGEALEKRPLPLALFHAGCLYRRNALAALETAGIEYRIAYGSPSMAGVLAAVQAGLAVAPVTRNCRAPGCRRVTAKEGLPSIAPVAMELHKAETENEAADTFHSFIADMLSGEEWNA